The Quercus robur chromosome 7, dhQueRobu3.1, whole genome shotgun sequence genome has a segment encoding these proteins:
- the LOC126693668 gene encoding cytokinin dehydrogenase 1-like, which produces MGSPALIFLKHNIIYLKVFIIFFLSCVPNRTNLCPNHSLATLKVQRPPRLNSTNIVSSLETLGLDGYFSFENNHHAAKDFGNMYHFLPSAVLHPKSVQDISNTIRHIYEMGSASELTVAARGHGHSTQGQAQAHQGVVINMESLQRLEMQVHTGKKPYVDVSGGELWINILHETLKHGLAPKSWTDYLHLTVGGTLSNAGISGQAFQHGPQISNVYQLEVVTGKGEVVTCSEKKNTDLFYGVLGGLGQFGIITRARISLGPAPKMVKWIRVLYSDFSIFTKDQEQLISSENSFDYIEGFTIINRTGLLNNWRSSFRPKDPVQANQFSSDGRTLYCLEVVKHFNPDDTKTVNQSIENLLSKLSYIPSTLFLSEVSYVEFLDRVHVSEKKLQAKGLWEIPHPWLNLFVPKSRISDFAEEIFGNILTDTSNGPILIYPVNQSKWNNKTSLVTPDEDVFYLVAFLTSAMPSSTGTDGLAHILTQNKRILDFCATAELGIKQYLPHYKTEEEWQAHFGPRWKVFVQRKSAYDPLAILAPGQRIFRKAIRTS; this is translated from the exons ATGGGGTCGCCAGCTTTGATCTTCCTCAAGCACAACATTATATACCTAAaagttttcatcatttttttcttaagctGTGTACCCAATAGAACCAATCTTTGTCCAAACCACTCTCTTGCCACCCTAAAGGTTCAACGTCCACCACGTTTAAATTCCACCAATATTGTTTCATCATTGGAAACACTTGGTCTAGATGGATACTTTAGTTTTGAGAACAATCACCATGCAGCCAAGGACTTTGGCAACATGTATCATTTCCTCCCATCAGCAGTCCTACATCCAAAATCAGTGCAAGATATTTCCAACACAATAAGGCATATTTACGAGATGGGTTCTGCTTCAGAGCTAACAGTTGCTGCTAGAGGCCATGGTCATTCCACCCAAGGCCAAGCTCAAGCCCACCAAGGTGTAGTTATCAACATGGAATCACTTCAGAGACTAGAAATGCAAGTTCACACCGGAAAGAAGCCTTATGTGGATGTTTCAGGTGGTGAGTTGTGGATAAATATTCTGCATGAGACTCTTAAACATGGGCTGGCTCCTAAATCTTGGACAGATTACCTTCATCTTACTGTTGGGGGTACTCTATCAAATGCTGGAATAAGTGGGCAGGCATTCCAGCATGGTCCACAGATCAGCAACGTTTACCAGCTTGAGGTTGTCACAG GAAAGGGAGAAGTGGTTACCTGTTCTGAGAAGAAAAATACTGACCTCTTCTATGGTGTTCTTGGTGGGCTCGGACAGTTTGGCATCATCACCCGAGCTAGAATTTCTCTTGGACCAGCACCAAAGATG GTGAAATGGATTAGAGTGCTCTACTCAGATTTCTCCATATTTACCAAAGATCAAGAGCAATTAATATCATCTGAGAACTCCTTCGACTACATTGAAGGATTCACAATAATAAACAGAACTGGCCTTCTTAATAACTGGAGATCTTCGTTTAGGCCTAAGGATCCAGTTCAAGCCAATCAATTCAGTTCAGATGGAAGAACCCTATACTGTCTTGAAGTGGTTAAACACTTCAACCCAGATGATACTAAAACTGTGAATCAG AGTATTGAGAACTTGTTGTCAAAGTTGAGTTATATTCCATCCACGCTCTTCCTGTCAGAAGTTTCGTATGTGGAATTTCTGGATAGAGTACATGTGTCTGAGAAAAAGCTACAAGCAAAAGGCTTATGGGAAATTCCTCACCCATGGCTGAATCTTTTCGTACCTAAGAGCAGAATTTCTGACTTTGCTGAGGAGATCTTTGGCAATATCCTTACAGACACAAGCAATGGTCCCATACTCATCTATCCAGTCAACCAATCCAA GTGGAACAATAAAACATCTTTAGTTACCCCAGATGAAGATGTTTTCTACCTAGTGGCATTCTTAACCTCTGCAATGCCATCTTCCACAGGAACAGATGGCTTAGCACACATTTtaacacaaaacaaaaggatTTTAGACTTCTGTGCTACAGCTGAACTTGGAATAAAGCAATATCTGCCCCACTACAAAACAGAAGAAGAGTGGCAAGCTCACTTTGGCCCTCGTTGGAAAGTATTTGTACAAAGAAAGTCAGCCTATGACCCTTTGGCAATACTTGCTCCTGGACAGAGAATCTTCCGAAAGGCAATTCGCACCTCATGA
- the LOC126693669 gene encoding uncharacterized protein LOC126693669 isoform X2 codes for MEYKSDETSYDKIENAIKNEVSELNRRETDGKDIQNPVLSPPGDLVQVNLADGKVVENVVRDAPLEEMEISGEINMEAYITTDDVMRAGGFGARDDIGCFLPVASDFTDFEATIRDARDYEEPQGEICRSGLGWTEGTKAE; via the coding sequence ATAAGATTGAAAATGCAATAAAGAATGAAGTATCTGAATTAAATCGGCGTGAGACGGATGGAAAAGATATTCAAAATCCGGTTTTAAGTCCTCCTGGAGATCTTGTACAAGTTAACTTGGCTGATGGGAAAGTTGTAGAAAATGTTGTGAGAGATGCACCTCTAGAGGAGATGGAGATTTCTGGGGAAATTAACATGGAGGCCTACATTACAACCGATGATGTTATGCGGGCTGGAGGCTTTGGTGCTAGAGATGATATAGGTTGCTTTCTTCCTGTTGCTAGTGATTTTACCGACTTTGAAGCTACTATCCGTGATGCCCGAGACTATGAAGAACCACAGGGGGAGATATGCAGATCAGGTCTTGGATGGACAGAAGGTACGAAAGCAGAGTAG
- the LOC126693669 gene encoding uncharacterized protein LOC126693669 isoform X1: MEYKSDETSYGGCSLNAPDKIENAIKNEVSELNRRETDGKDIQNPVLSPPGDLVQVNLADGKVVENVVRDAPLEEMEISGEINMEAYITTDDVMRAGGFGARDDIGCFLPVASDFTDFEATIRDARDYEEPQGEICRSGLGWTEGTKAE; encoded by the coding sequence GTGGCTGTTCTTTGAATGCACCAGATAAGATTGAAAATGCAATAAAGAATGAAGTATCTGAATTAAATCGGCGTGAGACGGATGGAAAAGATATTCAAAATCCGGTTTTAAGTCCTCCTGGAGATCTTGTACAAGTTAACTTGGCTGATGGGAAAGTTGTAGAAAATGTTGTGAGAGATGCACCTCTAGAGGAGATGGAGATTTCTGGGGAAATTAACATGGAGGCCTACATTACAACCGATGATGTTATGCGGGCTGGAGGCTTTGGTGCTAGAGATGATATAGGTTGCTTTCTTCCTGTTGCTAGTGATTTTACCGACTTTGAAGCTACTATCCGTGATGCCCGAGACTATGAAGAACCACAGGGGGAGATATGCAGATCAGGTCTTGGATGGACAGAAGGTACGAAAGCAGAGTAG